A region from the Rosa rugosa chromosome 6, drRosRugo1.1, whole genome shotgun sequence genome encodes:
- the LOC133717996 gene encoding uncharacterized protein LOC133717996 — protein MFRRVAFLLLVGLLAWAYQATQPPPPKICGSPGGPPITAPRIKLRDGRYLAYKEHGVSKQVARYKIIFVHGFGSSRHDAVIATKTSPEVIEELGVHIVSFDRPGYGESDPDPKRTVKSLALDIEELADQLGFGSKFYVVGYSMGGQVIWSCLQYIPHRLAGATLYAPVVNYWWPGFPANLSTDAYYKQPPGDQWALRVAHHIPWLTYWWNTQKLFPSSSVIVGKPEIFSSQDLEILGNMLASGIQTNRPHGKQQGVYESNHRDMMIGFGRWEFDPIEIKNPFPNNEGSVHLWQGDEDRLVPVELQRFIVGKLPWIDYHELPGAGHLFAHNDGINEAMLKSMLTGEK, from the exons ATGTTTAGGAGAGTCGcatttttgttgttggttggATTGCTGGCATGGGCTTATCAGGCCACCCAACCGCCCCCACCGAAGATTTGCGGTTCCCCTGGCGGCCCACCCATCACAGCTCCTAGAATAAAGCTAAGAGATGGAAGATATTTGGCCTACAAGGAGCATGGTGTGTCAAAACAGGTGGCCAGATATAAGATTATCTTTGTTCATGGCTTTGGTTCTTCCAGACATGATGCAGTGATTGCGACCAAAACTTCACCA GAAGTTATTGAAGAGTTAGGGGTACACATTGTGTCTTTTGACAGACCAGGCTATGGTGAAAGTGATCCAGATCCTAAGCGAACAGTGAAGAGTTTGGCTTTAGATATAGAAGAGCTTGCTGACCAGCTCGGATTCGGATCCAAATTTTATGTAGTTGGATATTCTATGGGTGGACAGGTTATCTGGAGCTGTCTTCAGTACATCCCTCATAG GCTAGCCGGAGCTACACTGTATGCTCCTGTTGTCAACTACTGGTGGCCAGGCTTTCCTGCCAACTTGTCGACAGATGCCTACTATAAACAACCCCCCGGGGACCAATGGGCACTTCGAGTTGCTCACCATATACCATGGCTAACATACTGGTGGAACACTCAGAAATTATTTCCTTCATCAAGCGTTATAGTTGGTAAACCAGAGATTTTCTCCAGTCAGGACTTGGAAATACTTGGGAATATGCTGGCTTCTGGTATACAAACTAACAGG CCACACGGAAAGCAGCAAGGAGTATATGAGTCGAACCATCGTGACATGATGATTGGATTTGGGAGATGGGAGTTTGACCCTATAGAAATCAAGAACCCATTTCCCAACAATGAAGGGTCCGTCCATCTGTGGCAGGGTGATGAAGATAGGCTTGTCCCAGTTGAACTTCAACGCTTTATTGTGGGAAAGCTTCCATGGATTGACTACCATGAGTTACCAGGTGCTGGGCACTTGTTTGCACATAACGATGGTATAAATGAAGCTATGTTAAAGTCAATGCTGACTGGGGAGAAGTAG